The sequence GGTCTAGTTTGTGCCTATGCACATGTTGTTCTCAGAACCGTCTGGTGTGTTCTCAAGTTTGTGGTTTGCGAGTTGCAATTGAATCTAAAACTGTGAAGCCGCAGCGGGGTGTGCCTGCTGAACTGCTGCACTTTTTGTTTTTGAGTAAACTGCTGCATACTAAGAAGACTAGGCCCGTAAGGGTTCGATTTACCtgggtttttttgaattttttttacagCCCTTGTTAATGTGACACGTGTGATTGATATTTTTATTACTAGTGGACTCGCTCCTTTTCTATTCTTGCGCCACGTCGATTGGTCTTGCACCACGTGGATTGGTTCTAGATCATTGCTTCTAGATTTGTCTGGCTCTGGAAAGATCATGTCAAATCTTGTGCAACCGATCACCGCTTCGCCGCTGTATTGCAACTATAAAATCTCCCCTGGTATGCGCCCCAAATCCGGCTGCGTACACGCAACCAATCCCTCCAACCTCGCCGCCCCCGTCTCTGCTTCCTCGATGGAACTCAGGCAGTGGCGCGCCATTCCTATCGCCGTCGTCACACCGCTGACCCCAAGCGGGATCCGCCATCCCCACAGCAAGGCCCTTCCTCGGCGGGCGCCCCTCCCTCGTCACCGCCAGCAACAGCCACACCGTTTCCAACGTGGCGGAGCACAGCCACACGGCCGGGGCGCTCGGACTCCGCCCGCTCTTCGGCGTACCCGCCGGCTCAACCTGCGCGGTCGGCGGCTCCGGCACGACGGCCCCCTCGCAGAGTCGTCGTCCGTGCGCTCGACCACGCAAGAGGGCTTCAACCATGTGGACCATGCGGGAGCAGGATCCGCGCTCGGACCCGTCCTCGTCGTTCTCCCGTTCGTGGCACGCGCCGACGTAGCGGCCAGCCACAGCGGACACCCTCCTTTCTCCCAGGAGTGCCACAACATCGCCGACGCGGCAGGGTACGACCTGGACGCTCGGGTTCGGGCTATCCCCGCTCCTCGGCGCCGGCGGCTCCACCTCCATCGCCACGGGAGGGCGACTCGACCTGGGTGATGAAGGTGGCGAGGGCCACGGCGAGGAGGACGTCAATGCCGTGGGCCTCACGGGAGCAAGATTCGCGCTCGGCCCTGTACCCGTCGAGTTCCCATCGTCCGTGGCACAAGCTCTACTCGCGGCCAACCATAACGGACGTTTTTGTCTCTCCACGGAGTGCCACGCCGTTGCCGACGCGGTGGGGCACGGCTGCACGGCCGGGGCGCtcgggctccgccccctcctcggcACACCCGCCCGCTTCCTCGTGGGCTCCATCTCGAGTGCGACTGGTCTCCGAGGCAGAGTCGTGGTCGGCGCGCTCGACATGGGAGATGGAGACGGCGAGGGCGAGGAGGACGTCACGGACGAGCTCAGGTACGTTGACTTCTTGTTCCGTCATCTCATGCGCTGTTTGTGTTGATCAAATCCTCCAATTCTCAGATTTGTGTTCGCGAGCTGCAGGTTTCAGGATGCTCATCACCATATGTCAGGACTCAGGAGTCGAATCAAAACTGCGGTTCACTGTTCACATTGTAAGCGTCGAGCCCTCTGATTGATTGCTTCCTGCCTATCTTTACTGGTCACAAAGGTTGATCTACTCTGATTGGTTGCTTATTTCTTATGTTGACTGACCTCAATGGTCGATCTGTATACATATGCAGGGGTCTTCTATCTGCTGGTAAAAGAACTCAAAGCATGCTCGACGTGTACTATTGGAAAATCAATAGGAGTGATGCGGGAAGTCATGGGAGAAAATCTTTACAAGGAAGTGATCGTCGCGGTGCCAAAGGAGGATGAAGGCGATTTTGGCTACATCGTCATCTGTGGGAATGAAGTTCTTCACAGAGTTGCCAACTCCATGGTAGCCAACCAACCTTCTCTCACTTCTCTTCTTGTTTTGTATTGCACTGCCTAGCCATAGATGGACGAACGCTTTGGTCTACATATATGAACTAAAACACACACAAGCATCAACATCTAGGTTAAGTGCATGTTTGGATTCAGTATTAAGGTTTAGATAGATGCAGGTTATAAGCAGCAAGGTGTCTCTTCAGGAGAAATCCCTTCACATTGAAAACTTGATTCAGGCAATTCGGCGTTTGATTCTGCATTGTAGGCTAGCTGGTGCAAAATATATGACCAATATGCTTTTTTTTAATATTCTTTTAGTTTTCTCTTAGTTTTGTTCCTTTCGCTTTGGTGTTTGTGCATACTGCTATCGTCTTATCAATGAAATAGCCAACACTTGCTGGATATTTCAGGAAAATAAGAAGCGGGACATGAAGTTGTTATCACAAGTCACATGGTCACTGCATAGCCATTTCATATCGTCATTGCGGGAAGTCAAAGAGAAGTTCATAATGATATGACATTTAGCAATTTATATGGAAATTGTTTCTGGCGCCTTCCCTATAAACTTCAACGATTTATTGCAAGATGTGAAAATGAAACCATCTTTAACGCAGTACAAGCATGTAGTTTATTTTGTTTTCAAACAGTTTGATCATATTGGATTGGATGCTCCTATTCTTTTTGTGTGTGCTTGCTCTTGGCTAATCCTTAATTGATTTTGCTGTCATGATCTGGTTTTGTATGTTAAATTTCAGATAATTGTGTTGCCACACTGATACACACGTATTTGGCACAGTTTGGGTGAGCCCTGGTCAAAACTAGGTACTATTCACAATTGTCCTCTTCTGCAAGGATTGTAGTTCTCTTTTTGATTGATACTGGCAGAGCATGGCTGCGAATATATCATATATGATCATTACAGTTCACCTAAGAGTGGTTTTACGTGGTAGTGTCAGAAATGCTAACTTGGTTGTACAAGTCTCGATATTCTTGCTGCTATTTCAATTTTTATTAACTGATCCTATCATTTTGTATTTTTCACCAGCCAAAGCTCGCCTGATTGTGAGAATGGAACTTGTTAACAGTATATTTTGATTAATTAGCTTGGGTATTCTTGCTGTTATTTCAATTTTTATTTATGTTCACCATGCCGGTTTTCTATTGCGGTTATACTGAAGCAGAAGTTGCTTGCTTCCCTAGCTATTTACGCAAAGTACAGCGTGTTAGTGACTCAACTGCAGGGTGCAATATGTTAGGGGAGTTTGTTCCTACACGAATATAAAGTTTGTTCTGGAATTATTTGGTTCTTCAGTATCATTTTTAGTATGTATGCACAAGCCTAACCTTACTTTAAAAGAGTTATATGTACCATATTGTATTGTTCATGTGGATACGCTTGACATCTTACTAGGCCTCTCTTAGTTTAAGGGAGTAAAATTATTGTGAGGGGAATCAGGTTCAAAATTGCTCCCTTGTGAGCCTATAGGCATTTCCTTTCTTTATTTCCTCCCTGATGCTTCTGTATGTAATTGTTTCTTTTTAATAAACAATCGGGGGATCACCTGGTCATGCACTCTTAAGAGGTAATTCATATGTAGCTATGTTTACGTGTTTCGGTATTTGGTGTTTGCTTTGTATGACATTTTGTTGATTCCGTCTACTAATGTTGTTGCTACTACTGTTGGATACCTCTTGCCAGGATTAGTGCAGCGGACTGTGTTCTGCAAGTGTTGTTGACTCGACACCTCTTGAGTCAAGACTGGTTCAGAGAAATTGGTAACTGATTAGTTCACCCTTGATGCACTAGCTTTCTTCACAACATGCACTAGC comes from Triticum aestivum cultivar Chinese Spring chromosome 5B, IWGSC CS RefSeq v2.1, whole genome shotgun sequence and encodes:
- the LOC123114859 gene encoding uncharacterized protein — its product is MELRQWRAIPIAVVTPLTPSGIRHPHSKALPRRAPLPRHRQQQPHRFQRGGAQPHGRGARTPPALRRTRRLNLRGRRLRHDGPLAESSSRPATADTLLSPRSATTSPTRQGTTWTLGFGLSPLLGAGGSTSIATGGRLDLGDEGGEGHGEEDVNAVGLTGARFALGPVPVEFPSSVAQALLAANHNGRFCLSTECHAVADAVGHGCTAGALGLRPLLGTPARFLVGSISSATGLRGRVVVGALDMGDGDGEGEEDVTDELRFQDAHHHMSGLRSRIKTAVHCSHWVFYLLVKELKACSTCTIGKSIGVMREVMGENLYKEVIVAVPKEDEGDFGYIVICGNEVLHRVANSMENKKRDMKLLSQVTWSLHSHFISSLREVKEKFIMI